The Chordicoccus furentiruminis DNA window TACTACACGTACCTGGAAACCGGAAAATATCCTCTTCCCTGCAAAGTGCCTGGAAGCGATGGTACACAAATATCAGGGAATTGATACCAGCCTCTCCAATAGTTTTCTGCAGAACGGGGAAACTGATATCCCTCCAGGATTGTACCCGGCTCAAACGCCGCCGCCCTTCCCCGCCCGGCTTCCGGGGCAAAGCCCCGGAACAAAAGCAAGTCAAGTATAACCACAATGGTATACCGCCAGCTTCTCCAAGGTGGGTTTATCGCTTTGGTTTCCAAGAGGCAATGCATGCCTTCCTGCGGAAGCAATAAAAAAGGCAGTACATGTGCACTGCCTCTCGCAAACCCGATATGGCGCTCGTGTCGCTCCCCAGCGTTGCACTATCCTCCATATCGGTAAAGCAGTTACACATTAACACAGGTGGCGTCATCTGACACCCCTAAAAATCAAAGTTGTCCTTGACAAGGGGTACACTTCAGGCTGATTTCTTTTATCTGCAAATATATTCCCCTTAAACAGTGGGCTTTCGATGACGCCACTTCCCCAAAATACGAGAAATTCAAAACGGATAAGCTGCCTGTCATTATTCCCGTTGAGAAAAAAGACTGGAAGCATCTCCGGATGGAATACAAGCGAAGCCACAACGGCCGTGACCTGCCTCCAGTCAGGCGCCGGAAGGATTGTGATCTTCCTTCTGGCCTTCGCTGTCCCTGCTGCAACGCCCCCGTCGACTACATTTACCGCAATAACGGTTCCAAAGGACAATGCCTTTGTAAGGCCTGCGGGAAGATGTTTTCTCCCGGGACCAGACGCTTTAACAAAAAATTCGAGCTCCATTGCCCCTTCTGCGGCCATTCCCTTGTGCCCGTAAAGAGCCGTAAGCATTTCACCATCTGGAAGTGCGTGAATCGGAACTGTTCATACTACAAGAACAGCCTGAAGCATGTGGATCCCGACTCACCGAACGGCAAGAGTGACTACAAACTCCACTATCTTTACCGCGAGTTCACCATGGACTTCTTCCAGATGAAACTGGACGATGGTTCTGGAAAAGTAGCTGCTATGCGTTTCCGCAAGTTTGACCAGAACATCATGGGCTTATGTCTGACGCTCCATGTCAACCTCCAGCTTTCCCTGAGAAAAACATCACAGGCCCTCATGGATCTCTATGGCTTCCGGGTCAGCCACCAGCAGGTTGCCAACTACTGTAAGATTGCCGCCAGATGTGTAAAGCCCTTCGTTGACCATTACGACTACCATCCCGGCTCCGCTTTTGTGGCGGATGAGACTTACATCAAGGTCCGCGGCATTAAATCTTACATCTGGTTCATCATGGATGCGGTAAGCCGCTCCATCATCGGCTACCGGGTATCCGCCAGCCGCAGTGTCGGGCCATGTATCATGGCCATGCGGATGGCCTTCCGGCATCTGGGGAATGTTCTTCCCGAAGGCTTTAAATTCATTGCTGATGGATACAGCGCCTACCCTCTGGCCGCCCAGCAGTTCCTCTACAAGTTCGGCGAAAAGATGAAATTCGAGATTACCCAGGTCATCGGACTAACCAACAGCGATGCCGTCACAACGGAGTACCGCCCGTACAAACAGCTGATCGAGCGGCTCAACCGCACGTACAAGGCGTCCTACCGTCACACCAACGGCTTCGATGGATTGGAAGGCGCCAACTATAATCTGGCGCTCTGGGTTGCCTACTACAACTTTCTGCGTCCTCACAGGCACAACCGCTTCCAGGTG harbors:
- a CDS encoding integrase core domain-containing protein; translation: MISFICKYIPLKQWAFDDATSPKYEKFKTDKLPVIIPVEKKDWKHLRMEYKRSHNGRDLPPVRRRKDCDLPSGLRCPCCNAPVDYIYRNNGSKGQCLCKACGKMFSPGTRRFNKKFELHCPFCGHSLVPVKSRKHFTIWKCVNRNCSYYKNSLKHVDPDSPNGKSDYKLHYLYREFTMDFFQMKLDDGSGKVAAMRFRKFDQNIMGLCLTLHVNLQLSLRKTSQALMDLYGFRVSHQQVANYCKIAARCVKPFVDHYDYHPGSAFVADETYIKVRGIKSYIWFIMDAVSRSIIGYRVSASRSVGPCIMAMRMAFRHLGNVLPEGFKFIADGYSAYPLAAQQFLYKFGEKMKFEITQVIGLTNSDAVTTEYRPYKQLIERLNRTYKASYRHTNGFDGLEGANYNLALWVAYYNFLRPHRHNRFQVLNKDPDIELAGSMPGKWQIMIYLGQKAILEQQKAAQA